In the Brassica napus cultivar Da-Ae chromosome A7, Da-Ae, whole genome shotgun sequence genome, one interval contains:
- the LOC106357155 gene encoding transcription factor MYB62 — MENSMKNKSCKGSEEAELRRGPWTLEEDTLLTTYILHNGEGRWNLAAKCAGLKRTGKSCRLRWLNYLKPDIRRGNLTPQEQLLILELHSKWGNRWSKIAQYLPGRTDNEIKNYWRTRVQKQARQLNIESNSDKFFDAVRSFWVPRLIEKMEQNSSASYACPQNNNSNNNNSSLLPPSQTFESMSTQTYQDLSGLSNMDGSSSSSAFMPDLMTVPHFMDPNTIIDGSMCYHEDNAQELSGYIPGTEEYYYMGNSDISTECQVAEAYENVTQDPMWNMDDIWQFRE; from the exons ATGGAAAATTCAATGAAGAACAAGAGCTGCAAAGGAAGTGAAGAAGCAGAGCTGAGAAGAGGGCCTTGGACTCTTGAAGAAGACACTCTTCTCACCACTTACATTCTCCATAACGGTGAAGGACGTTGGAATCTCGCTGCCAAATGTGCTG GGCTGAAAAGAACCGGCAAAAGTTGTAGATTGAGATGGTTGAATTACTTGAAACCTGACATCAGACGAGGGAATCTAACTCCACAAGAACAGCTTCTGATCCTCGAGCTCCACTCTAAATGGGGTAATAG GTGGTCCAAGATTGCACAGTACTTGCCAGGAAGAACGGACAACGAGATCAAGAACTATTGGAGAACGAGAGTTCAGAAGCAAGCTCGACAGCTCAACATCGAATCTAATAGCGACAAGTTCTTTGACGCTGTTCGTAGTTTCTGGGTCCCTAGATTGATCGAGAAGATGGAGCAGAACTCATCTGCTTCTTATGCTTGTCCCCAaaacaacaacagcaacaatAACAATAGTTCTCTTCTGCCTCCTTCTCAAACATTCGAGTCCATGAGTACACAAACATATCAAGATTTGTCGGGTCTGAGCAACATGGATGGTTCTTCTTCGAGCTCTGCTTTCATGCCTGATCTCATGACAGTTCCACACTTTATGGATCCCAACACCATCATCGATGGTTCGATGTGTTACCATGAAGACAATGCTCAAGAGCTCAGCGGGTATATTCCTGGGACGGAGGAATACTATTACATGGGAAATTCAGACATATCAACAGAATGCCAGGTGGCAGAAGCGTACGAGAATGTCACACAAGATCCCATGTGGAATATGGATGACATTTGGCAGTTTAGGGAGTGA